One genomic window of Niveibacterium sp. SC-1 includes the following:
- the flhD gene encoding flagellar transcriptional regulator FlhD, with product MRATAQLSEEVRDLNLSYLMLAQRLLSEDRQAAMFRLGVGEDAADVLASLSPAQVLRMASSGMLLCQMRFSDDMLLGLLSSHEREPGIASIHAAIVAAGRPVENLA from the coding sequence ATGCGCGCTACTGCCCAGCTCTCGGAAGAAGTTCGCGATCTGAATCTGTCGTATCTCATGCTGGCCCAGCGCCTGCTGTCCGAGGACCGCCAGGCGGCGATGTTCCGGCTCGGCGTCGGTGAAGATGCGGCGGACGTCCTGGCTTCCCTTTCGCCGGCGCAGGTATTGCGCATGGCTTCGAGCGGCATGCTGCTTTGCCAGATGCGCTTCAGTGACGACATGTTGCTGGGCCTGCTCTCCAGCCACGAGCGCGAGCCTGGCATCGCCAGCATCCATGCGGCCATCGTGGCCGCCGGCCGCCCGGTCGAGAACCTCGCGTAA
- the flhC gene encoding flagellar transcriptional regulator FlhC — MTARSVVKDAIDTQRAIEMIRMGARMQMLEAETGLSRERLLKLYKEVRGESPPKGMLPFSTDWFMSWQQNIHASLFLGFQDFLRAHGEQEGLEVVLAAYRLYLQHCEEHQLECVLSLTRAWTLNRFFDAKMLDRATCTCCGGRFVSHAFEPTQNYVCGLCNMPSRAGKGRRTAEERIVA; from the coding sequence ATGACCGCCCGCAGCGTCGTAAAGGATGCCATCGACACCCAGCGCGCGATCGAAATGATCCGCATGGGCGCGCGCATGCAGATGCTTGAAGCTGAAACCGGCCTCTCGCGCGAACGCCTGCTCAAGCTCTACAAGGAAGTGCGCGGGGAATCACCGCCCAAGGGCATGCTGCCTTTTTCGACCGACTGGTTCATGAGTTGGCAGCAGAACATCCATGCGTCGCTGTTCCTCGGCTTCCAGGATTTCCTTCGCGCCCATGGCGAGCAGGAAGGGCTGGAAGTGGTGCTGGCGGCGTATCGGCTGTACCTCCAGCATTGCGAGGAGCACCAGCTCGAATGCGTGCTGAGCCTCACCCGTGCCTGGACGCTCAACCGCTTCTTCGACGCGAAGATGCTGGACCGTGCGACCTGCACCTGCTGCGGCGGGCGTTTCGTCTCGCATGCCTTCGAGCCGACGCAGAACTACGTCTGCGGCCTGTGCAACATGCCCTCCCGCGCAGGCAAGGGGCGTCGCACGGCGGAAGAGCGGATCGTCGCCTGA
- the motA gene encoding flagellar motor stator protein MotA: protein MFLIIGYVIILAASLGTYAIHGSLGALWVPAEYIAIFGLAVGGFVASNGVQMMKSVAGALPTVLKGGGYNKAAYVDLLAMLYEILAKVRKEGLMSIENDIESPEASPIFSKYPTLQADHHAMEFLTDYLRMMVGGNLNAFEIENLMDLEIETHHQEAHGPVHAVSKMADALPAFGIVVAVMGVVNVMGSVGEPPAVLGKMIGGALVGTFLGILISYGFVAPIASQLEQKVDAGSKIYQCMKAVLLASMNGYAPQVAVEFGRKVLFSTDRPGFKELEEEIKSRKK, encoded by the coding sequence ATGTTCCTGATCATCGGCTACGTGATCATTCTCGCTGCGTCACTTGGCACCTATGCCATCCACGGCAGCCTGGGCGCGTTGTGGGTGCCGGCCGAGTACATCGCTATTTTCGGTCTTGCCGTCGGCGGCTTTGTCGCGAGCAACGGCGTGCAGATGATGAAGTCCGTGGCGGGCGCACTGCCGACCGTGCTCAAGGGCGGCGGCTACAACAAGGCCGCCTACGTCGACTTGCTGGCCATGCTGTACGAGATCCTGGCCAAGGTCCGGAAGGAAGGCCTGATGTCCATCGAGAACGACATCGAGAGTCCCGAGGCGAGCCCGATTTTCTCCAAGTACCCGACGCTGCAGGCGGACCACCATGCGATGGAGTTCCTCACCGACTACCTGCGCATGATGGTGGGCGGCAACCTGAACGCCTTCGAGATCGAAAACCTGATGGACCTGGAGATCGAGACTCACCATCAGGAGGCGCACGGGCCGGTCCATGCAGTGAGCAAGATGGCCGACGCGCTTCCGGCCTTCGGTATCGTGGTCGCGGTGATGGGCGTGGTGAACGTGATGGGCTCCGTGGGCGAGCCGCCGGCCGTGCTGGGCAAGATGATCGGTGGCGCGCTGGTGGGGACCTTCCTCGGTATCCTGATCTCGTATGGTTTCGTTGCGCCGATCGCGAGCCAGCTCGAACAGAAGGTGGACGCGGGCAGCAAGATCTACCAGTGCATGAAGGCCGTGCTGCTCGCCAGCATGAATGGCTATGCGCCACAGGTGGCCGTGGAGTTCGGCCGCAAGGTGCTCTTCTCCACCGATCGCCCCGGTTTCAAGGAACTGGAAGAAGAGATCAAGTCGCGCAAGAAGTAA
- the motB gene encoding flagellar motor protein MotB translates to MAESTQQPIVIKKIRKGGAGGHGGAWKIAYADFVTAMMAFFLLMWLLGSTTQSDLKGISDFFNTPLKIAMQGGRGSGDATSLVQGGGDDLTRSVGQVANADYEDTKRRLPHAKVTPPDIERAERQRFQEVKQRLEAMIEASPVLRQFKNQLLLDITSEGLRIQIIDEKNRPMFDSGASTLKPYTREILHAIAQVLNEMENRVSISGHTDATPYAGGNRGMGNWELSADRANACRRELTVGGLDDDRVARVVGLSSTVPLDPSDLFSASNRRISIVVLNRKAEEALSRSRKTVDVTSGRETSGAAATQDTAGAQAEPAKP, encoded by the coding sequence ATGGCCGAATCCACCCAACAGCCCATCGTCATCAAGAAGATCAGGAAAGGCGGCGCCGGCGGTCATGGCGGCGCCTGGAAGATCGCCTATGCGGACTTCGTGACCGCGATGATGGCCTTCTTCCTGCTGATGTGGCTGCTGGGGTCGACTACGCAGAGCGATCTCAAGGGGATCTCGGATTTCTTCAATACGCCGCTCAAGATCGCGATGCAGGGTGGGCGTGGTTCCGGTGATGCCACCTCGCTGGTGCAGGGCGGCGGCGACGACCTGACCCGGTCGGTGGGCCAGGTCGCCAACGCCGACTATGAAGACACCAAGCGCCGTCTTCCCCATGCCAAGGTCACGCCACCGGATATCGAGCGGGCAGAACGCCAGCGCTTCCAGGAAGTGAAGCAGCGTCTGGAAGCGATGATCGAAGCGAGCCCCGTGCTGCGCCAGTTCAAGAACCAGCTCTTGCTCGACATCACCAGCGAAGGCCTGCGCATCCAGATCATCGACGAGAAGAACCGGCCGATGTTCGACTCCGGCGCCTCCACGCTCAAGCCCTATACCCGGGAGATCCTCCATGCGATCGCCCAGGTGCTCAACGAAATGGAGAACCGCGTCAGCATCTCCGGGCACACCGACGCGACACCTTATGCCGGGGGCAATCGCGGCATGGGCAACTGGGAGTTGTCGGCCGATCGCGCAAACGCCTGCCGTCGCGAACTCACGGTCGGAGGTCTCGACGACGATCGGGTCGCCCGCGTCGTGGGACTGTCTTCCACGGTTCCGCTGGATCCCTCGGACCTGTTCAGCGCGAGCAACCGGCGCATCAGCATCGTGGTACTGAACCGCAAGGCCGAGGAAGCCCTGTCGCGCTCGCGCAAGACGGTCGACGTCACGAGCGGGCGCGAGACTTCCGGCGCGGCCGCGACGCAGGACACGGCCGGCGCGCAGGCCGAACCGGCCAAACCCTGA
- a CDS encoding CheR family methyltransferase, which yields MADLPRKPLAPPPATTAKPVLTDRGANARAAVYDNLRRIEGGEREFLFTPQDFERVRDLIYKHAGISLAPSKQDMVYSRLARRLRACGDKRFSDYLDKLEKDRQGSEWEQFVNALTTNLTSFFRESHHFDVLADFLRKAPRKPVKIWCCAASTGEEPYSIAITACEAFASLQPPVQIVASDLDTSVLAHGERGIYGMDRVDRLEQGRLERYFLKGTGELAGKAKVRPELQRLLSFRRVNLLEPNWLLQGPFDVIFCRNVMIYFDKPTQHRILERFVPLLQPDGLLFAGHSENFMHAADLFRSLGRTVYQRVDKRA from the coding sequence ATGGCCGATCTTCCGCGCAAGCCCCTCGCACCACCGCCCGCCACGACGGCCAAACCCGTGCTGACGGACCGTGGGGCGAACGCGCGCGCCGCGGTCTATGACAACCTGCGGCGCATCGAGGGCGGCGAGCGCGAGTTCCTCTTCACGCCGCAGGACTTCGAGCGGGTGCGGGACCTGATCTACAAGCACGCAGGCATCTCGCTCGCCCCGAGCAAGCAGGACATGGTGTACAGCCGGCTCGCACGGCGTCTGCGGGCCTGTGGCGACAAGCGCTTCTCGGACTACCTGGACAAGCTGGAGAAGGATCGCCAGGGCAGCGAATGGGAGCAATTCGTCAACGCGCTCACCACCAACCTGACCTCCTTCTTCCGCGAGTCGCATCACTTCGACGTATTGGCGGATTTCCTGCGCAAGGCCCCGCGCAAGCCGGTCAAGATCTGGTGCTGCGCGGCCTCGACCGGCGAGGAGCCGTATTCGATCGCGATCACCGCCTGCGAAGCCTTCGCTTCGCTTCAGCCTCCGGTGCAGATCGTTGCGAGCGATCTGGATACCAGCGTTCTGGCGCACGGCGAACGCGGCATCTACGGGATGGACCGGGTCGACCGCCTCGAACAGGGTCGCCTTGAGCGCTACTTCCTCAAGGGCACAGGCGAGCTTGCGGGCAAGGCGAAGGTGCGTCCGGAGCTCCAGCGCTTGCTGAGTTTTCGCCGCGTCAATCTGCTGGAGCCCAACTGGCTGCTCCAGGGACCCTTCGATGTGATCTTCTGTCGCAATGTCATGATCTATTTCGACAAGCCGACGCAGCATCGCATCCTGGAACGCTTCGTTCCGCTGCTGCAGCCGGACGGCCTGCTCTTTGCCGGGCATTCGGAGAACTTCATGCACGCGGCCGATCTCTTCCGTTCGCTCGGGCGCACGGTCTACCAACGCGTCGACAAACGCGCCTAA
- a CDS encoding chemotaxis response regulator protein-glutamate methylesterase translates to MIKVLVVDDSAVMRNLLTELINEPRAIRVVGSAANAAEAERMIDRLHPDVLTLDVEMPGTDGLQLLERVMHTRPLPVVMISGLTERGSDITFRALELGAVDFVAKPRRDPINGLRPYAEEIREKIRTAHAARLIAPERFVAGGAPAPALPTALDPAVLREGLVLIGASTGGTEAIKDVLTALPEEMPGIVMVQHMPEMFTASFARRLDSLCNMRVKEAEQGERILPGHAYLAPGHSHLAVRRGPAGYVCELQRSEPVNRHRPSVDVLFHSGAQVVGPRGLGVILTGMGKDGAQGMLAMHRSGMWTIGQDKESCVVYGMPREAAEIGAVDEVVPLGQIGQRILARLRQPARRIH, encoded by the coding sequence ATGATCAAGGTCCTGGTCGTTGACGACTCCGCGGTGATGCGCAACCTGCTCACCGAGCTGATCAACGAGCCGCGCGCGATCCGCGTGGTGGGCTCGGCGGCCAACGCGGCCGAGGCCGAGCGGATGATCGATCGTCTGCACCCGGACGTCCTGACCCTGGACGTGGAAATGCCGGGCACGGACGGCCTGCAGCTGCTTGAGCGGGTGATGCACACGCGGCCGCTGCCCGTGGTCATGATCTCCGGCCTGACCGAGCGTGGCTCGGACATCACTTTTCGCGCGCTGGAGCTCGGCGCGGTCGACTTCGTCGCGAAACCCCGGCGTGACCCGATCAATGGCTTGCGACCCTATGCCGAGGAAATCCGCGAAAAGATCCGTACCGCTCATGCGGCGCGCCTGATCGCGCCGGAGCGCTTTGTCGCAGGCGGCGCGCCGGCGCCCGCGCTGCCGACTGCGCTCGATCCGGCCGTACTGCGCGAAGGGCTGGTGCTGATTGGTGCCTCCACCGGCGGTACGGAAGCCATCAAGGATGTGCTGACCGCGTTGCCCGAGGAGATGCCCGGGATCGTGATGGTGCAGCACATGCCCGAGATGTTCACCGCCTCCTTCGCGCGGCGCCTGGACTCACTCTGCAACATGCGCGTCAAGGAGGCGGAGCAGGGCGAGCGGATCCTGCCCGGCCACGCCTACCTCGCCCCGGGGCATTCACATCTTGCGGTGCGTCGCGGGCCGGCGGGCTATGTCTGCGAGTTGCAGCGCAGCGAGCCGGTCAACCGGCATCGCCCATCGGTGGACGTGCTCTTCCATTCCGGCGCGCAGGTCGTCGGCCCGCGCGGCCTCGGGGTCATTCTCACCGGCATGGGTAAGGACGGCGCCCAGGGCATGCTCGCCATGCATCGTAGCGGCATGTGGACCATCGGCCAGGACAAGGAGTCCTGCGTGGTGTATGGAATGCCGCGAGAGGCCGCCGAGATCGGTGCGGTGGACGAGGTCGTGCCGCTCGGGCAGATTGGACAACGGATTCTCGCCCGCCTGCGCCAGCCCGCGCGGCGGATCCACTAA
- a CDS encoding STAS domain-containing protein — protein sequence MEANVSFVDGKGVMKLAGRFDFNSHREYRDALNNLIALDDTEVYVVDLASVNYLDSSALGMLLLLRDKARQAGKEVSLSGVQGSVREVLEIANFGKMFSIG from the coding sequence ATGGAAGCAAATGTGAGTTTCGTTGACGGCAAGGGCGTGATGAAGCTTGCCGGGCGCTTCGATTTCAATTCGCACCGCGAGTACCGCGATGCGCTCAACAACCTGATCGCCCTCGACGATACCGAGGTCTACGTGGTCGATCTGGCCAGCGTGAACTACCTCGACAGCTCGGCCCTGGGCATGCTCCTACTCCTGCGCGACAAGGCGCGCCAGGCTGGCAAGGAAGTGAGTCTCTCAGGCGTGCAGGGCAGTGTGCGGGAAGTGCTGGAGATCGCCAACTTCGGCAAGATGTTCAGTATTGGCTGA
- a CDS encoding DUF1697 domain-containing protein: MPRYLALLRGVSPTNASMPELRRCFEEAGFTQVRTVLASGNVVFDARSAASEALARRAEKAMQDGQGRSFDTIVRPLAALQAVIDADPFGGFALAPGAKRVITFLRSVPEETLTLPIERDGASILARQGLEVFSAYVVSEKGPVFMHLLERCFGKSITTRTLDTVIKCLRA; the protein is encoded by the coding sequence ATGCCCCGATACCTTGCCTTGCTGCGCGGCGTAAGCCCGACGAATGCCAGCATGCCCGAGCTCCGGCGGTGCTTCGAGGAAGCCGGCTTTACCCAGGTCCGCACCGTGCTCGCCAGCGGCAACGTCGTCTTCGACGCGCGCAGTGCGGCTTCCGAGGCGCTGGCGCGCCGCGCCGAGAAAGCCATGCAGGACGGACAGGGACGCAGCTTCGATACCATCGTCCGGCCGCTCGCTGCACTGCAGGCTGTGATCGACGCCGACCCGTTCGGCGGCTTTGCCCTCGCGCCTGGCGCCAAGCGTGTCATCACCTTCTTGCGTTCCGTTCCGGAGGAGACGCTGACTTTGCCGATCGAGCGCGACGGCGCAAGCATCCTCGCGCGGCAGGGGCTCGAAGTCTTCAGCGCCTACGTGGTCAGCGAAAAAGGGCCGGTGTTCATGCATCTGCTCGAGCGTTGTTTCGGCAAGAGCATTACCACCCGGACCCTGGACACCGTCATCAAGTGCCTGCGCGCCTGA
- a CDS encoding GFA family protein, translated as MRIHLGSCHCGFVRFEVEVEADIDHVRLCDCSICRRRGALNFRVPADALRLQTPWAALSEYRWGSFTACDYFYARCGVMPFRRPSAPTPEELAQGVVPFTGWAINVCCLEGIDLDALPVLRISGSSLHPATRSG; from the coding sequence GTGAGGATCCATCTTGGCTCCTGCCATTGCGGCTTCGTCCGTTTCGAAGTGGAAGTGGAAGCGGATATCGACCACGTCCGTCTTTGCGACTGTTCAATCTGCCGGCGGCGGGGCGCCCTGAATTTCCGTGTCCCCGCAGACGCGCTACGTCTGCAGACACCTTGGGCGGCGCTCTCCGAATACCGTTGGGGCTCCTTCACCGCATGCGACTACTTCTACGCGCGCTGCGGCGTGATGCCTTTCCGTCGCCCCAGCGCGCCAACGCCTGAAGAACTCGCGCAAGGCGTCGTTCCATTCACGGGCTGGGCGATCAATGTGTGCTGCCTCGAAGGCATAGACCTCGACGCCCTTCCCGTCCTCAGGATTTCCGGCAGCAGCCTCCATCCCGCAACCCGTAGCGGCTGA
- the chrA gene encoding chromate efflux transporter produces the protein MTTETLGSTDANVPRGVSRAQAFAYWLKLGFISFGGPAGQIAIMHEELVERRRWISERRFLHALNYCMVLPGPEAQQLATYIGWLMHRTWGGIVAGGLFVLPSLLILIGLSWVYMAFGNVPAVGGLFYGIKPAVTALVVHAAWRVGSRTLRNGVLWCIAAAAFLAIFALKAPFPLIVLAAGLIGYLGGRLLPDRFTTGGAGHKSMKSAGPALIDDHTPTPAHARFSWARFSKVLFVCLGLWGTGLGLLAATQGWHGVLTQMGWFFTKAALMTFGGAYAVLPYVYQGAVDHYQWLSGTQMIDGLALGETTPGPLIMVVSFVGFVGGWGKQVFGPDALFLGGAAAACVVTFFTFLPSFCFILLGGPFIESTHGNLRFTAALTGITAAVVGVIVNLAVFFAYHVLWPQGLNGRFDAVSAVIGLAAALALFRFKFGVIPVVLTAGATGLLLALARPYFG, from the coding sequence ATGACAACTGAGACCCTTGGCTCAACCGACGCAAACGTCCCCCGGGGTGTGAGTCGCGCGCAGGCATTCGCCTACTGGCTCAAGCTTGGTTTCATCAGCTTTGGCGGCCCCGCGGGGCAGATCGCGATCATGCATGAGGAGCTGGTAGAACGACGGCGCTGGATCTCTGAGCGGCGCTTCCTCCATGCGCTGAACTACTGCATGGTCCTGCCGGGGCCGGAAGCGCAGCAGCTTGCGACGTACATCGGCTGGTTGATGCATCGCACCTGGGGCGGCATCGTCGCGGGCGGACTCTTCGTCCTGCCGTCCCTGCTGATCCTGATCGGACTCTCCTGGGTCTACATGGCTTTCGGCAACGTGCCGGCCGTGGGGGGTCTTTTCTACGGGATCAAACCTGCGGTCACGGCGCTGGTCGTGCATGCGGCCTGGCGGGTCGGCTCGCGGACCCTGCGCAATGGCGTGCTGTGGTGCATCGCAGCCGCGGCCTTCCTTGCGATCTTCGCGCTCAAGGCACCCTTCCCGCTCATCGTGCTGGCAGCGGGGCTGATCGGCTACCTGGGTGGCCGACTCTTGCCGGATCGCTTCACGACTGGCGGTGCAGGCCACAAGAGCATGAAGTCCGCAGGCCCCGCCCTGATCGACGATCACACGCCGACTCCCGCGCACGCGCGCTTTTCCTGGGCGCGCTTCAGCAAGGTGCTGTTCGTCTGCCTGGGACTCTGGGGCACTGGGCTCGGCCTACTGGCGGCCACCCAGGGCTGGCACGGCGTGCTCACCCAGATGGGCTGGTTCTTCACCAAGGCCGCGCTGATGACCTTCGGCGGGGCCTACGCCGTTTTGCCCTATGTGTACCAGGGCGCGGTCGATCACTATCAGTGGCTTTCGGGAACCCAGATGATCGATGGCCTCGCCCTGGGCGAAACCACGCCAGGCCCGCTGATCATGGTGGTGTCCTTCGTCGGATTCGTGGGCGGATGGGGCAAGCAGGTGTTCGGTCCCGATGCGCTATTCCTCGGCGGCGCGGCCGCAGCATGCGTGGTGACCTTCTTCACCTTCCTGCCGTCGTTCTGCTTCATCCTCCTCGGCGGCCCTTTCATCGAGTCGACCCACGGCAATCTGCGCTTCACTGCAGCGCTCACCGGCATCACGGCGGCGGTCGTCGGGGTCATCGTGAATCTGGCGGTCTTTTTCGCCTATCACGTCCTCTGGCCGCAGGGCCTGAACGGGCGCTTCGACGCGGTGTCGGCGGTCATCGGCCTCGCTGCGGCGCTCGCGCTCTTCCGCTTCAAGTTTGGCGTGATTCCGGTCGTGCTGACCGCGGGCGCGACGGGCTTGTTGCTAGCCTTGGCGCGCCCATACTTCGGCTAA
- a CDS encoding chromate resistance protein ChrB domain-containing protein has translation MKAIGPFCISARAKGALGPAISAKCYRGANVDFESVVTVCDISYMTIWHVLIATLPSKPSALRVRVWRALKATGAGSLREGVYVLPGHAPTVAALRALESTILQAGAAAFLLQAQARDDAQEHAFRELFDRTAAYGSFLEEAKQARAALAKGDAPAVRAALRQLEQQLRAVEAIDFFPHEARDKARTAHSALRHEFDRLLSPGEPTPTDVRIARLSIADYQGRTWATRRRPWIDRLGSAWLIARFVDAKPQFAWLDDPSQCAQPMLGYDFDGARFSHVGDKVSFEVIAESFGLLDDAGVRKLGSLIRYIDIGGVPVDEAAGLETLIRGLQRLHADDDALLTASLPLFDALHSALKGRDDN, from the coding sequence GTGAAAGCGATCGGGCCTTTCTGCATTTCGGCCCGTGCCAAAGGCGCGCTTGGTCCCGCCATCTCCGCCAAGTGCTACAGAGGCGCAAACGTAGACTTTGAATCAGTCGTCACAGTCTGCGATATTAGTTACATGACCATCTGGCATGTACTGATCGCCACCTTGCCAAGCAAGCCCAGCGCACTGCGGGTGCGGGTCTGGCGTGCGCTCAAGGCGACGGGCGCCGGCAGCCTGCGGGAAGGCGTCTACGTCTTGCCCGGACACGCGCCGACGGTCGCGGCCCTGCGGGCGCTGGAATCGACCATCCTCCAGGCCGGGGCAGCGGCCTTTCTGCTGCAGGCGCAAGCCCGGGACGATGCGCAGGAGCACGCCTTTCGGGAATTGTTCGACCGCACCGCGGCATACGGCAGCTTTCTGGAGGAAGCGAAACAGGCGCGCGCGGCTCTGGCAAAGGGCGATGCGCCCGCGGTCCGCGCCGCCCTACGCCAGCTCGAACAGCAATTGCGTGCGGTGGAGGCCATCGATTTCTTCCCCCACGAAGCGCGGGACAAGGCACGCACGGCACACAGCGCCTTGCGCCACGAATTCGACCGGCTTCTCTCGCCTGGCGAACCCACGCCAACGGATGTGCGTATCGCCCGCCTCTCGATCGCCGACTATCAAGGCCGGACTTGGGCCACGCGTCGGCGCCCCTGGATCGATCGTCTCGGGAGCGCCTGGCTGATCGCACGCTTCGTCGACGCCAAGCCGCAATTCGCCTGGCTCGACGATCCATCGCAATGCGCGCAACCCATGCTGGGTTATGACTTCGACGGGGCTCGCTTCAGCCATGTCGGAGACAAGGTGAGCTTCGAGGTGATCGCCGAGAGCTTCGGCCTGCTCGACGACGCTGGCGTACGGAAGCTTGGCAGTCTCATCCGCTACATCGACATCGGTGGCGTTCCGGTCGATGAGGCCGCGGGTCTCGAAACCCTGATCCGGGGCTTGCAGCGCCTGCATGCGGATGACGACGCGCTGCTGACAGCAAGCCTGCCCCTGTTCGACGCACTTCATTCCGCCCTGAAAGGCCGCGATGACAACTGA